The genome window GTAGAGTCGCCGAGATAGCGGACGCCGGACGAGGCCAACAGCGAGAAGAGCTGCGCAACGCGCTGCTCGTTGCGCGCCGACCGCGCGCCAGCCAAAAGCGGATGATGCGCGAGAAGCAGCGCCGCCATGCCGGTGACGTGCGGCGTCGCCATCGAGGTGCCGTCCCAGGCCGCATAACCGCCGCCGGGCACGGTGGAGACGATCGCCACGCCAGGCGCCGCGACAGTGATCTGCGGCCCAAAGCACGTAAACTTCGGCGAGAACATCGTCCCCGCGACAAGTTGCGGAACGACCGTCTGCGCGTGATAGCTGTCGGAAGGAAACTCGTCGAGTTTGCCCATCGCGGCGACCGTCAGCACCGTTGGCAGCATGCCGGGAAACTGCACCGGTCCGCTGGAGTTTCCGGCGGCGACGATGCAGGCGACGCCGCTCTGGCGCGCTTCGGCGATTTTCTGCGCAACGAGTTCGGAAGGATCGCCGCTGCCCAGGCTCATATTGACGACGTCGAGCTGCCGTTCGATGCATTCGTCGAGCGCGTCGATGAGATCGCTGAAACGTCCGCCGGGAAACACTTTCAACGCGTGAACTTCCGCCTTCGGCGCAAAGCCGCGAATGCCGGCGACGCCCTCGGAGGCGGCCGTAATGATGCCGGCGCAATGCGTGCCATGGCCGATCTGATCGTTCGACCAGCTCGCCTTGTCGCCGCCATTGGTGAGATCGGCGCCGCGCGTCACATGGCGCAATTGCGGGTGCGCGCTGTCGCAGCCGGAATCGATGATGCCGATCTTGACGCCGGCGCCGGTGAATGAAGGATCAAGCCGGTCGAGCTTCATCAGGCGCTGACCCCAGCCGACCATCCCGCTTTGGGGGAAACCGTTGAAGCGTTCCGTCAGCGGGCGCAACTGCACAGTGTTCACCGCGCCGGCCTGAAGCGCTGGCGCGCGGAGCATACGATCCCAGTGATCGGCGGCGGGTTTGACGTAAATCGCCTGGATGGTCTCGATCGGGCCGCCGAAAACCGTCACGACGACTTCGCCGCGCTCATTGGTGACGCCTTGGCCGGGAAAGCCCTGACCATAGACATAGACGGTGGCCTTGGGCAGCGGCTTGCCGCCGGCGCCAACGACGCGCAGCAGCACGTCCACTCCGACGCCCGCCGCAATCGGCATGACTCCGTTGAAGTCGAAGGGTCGAAAATCGTCCGAGGCGCGAAGAAAGGCGTCGCGCTCCACGACGACGTTGGGCGGCGCTGACGCCTGCAGCGCTGCGCCGCGCGCAGGGTCCATCTCAGCGACGAGAATTTCCGGCGTCTGAGACGACGGTCCGCCGGCCGAAAAGGCGGTGAGCCCGCGCGGCTGAATCCGCCGCACGATCTTTACGTCGGGCAGCGCATTGGCGAGATCCATCGCAGAAGCGGGCGCGAATCCGGGGACGCGCCGCGAGGCGATCATAAAGCGCTCCGTCGGCGCAATCGCCATCGGCTCCACGCGCGTATCGGCGCCATTGGGCGTCGGCGCCGCGGGAC of Methylocystis sp. SC2 contains these proteins:
- a CDS encoding S8 family serine peptidase, encoding MAGPDTANPAPNGQSSGPAAPTPNGADTRVEPMAIAPTERFMIASRRVPGFAPASAMDLANALPDVKIVRRIQPRGLTAFSAGGPSSQTPEILVAEMDPARGAALQASAPPNVVVERDAFLRASDDFRPFDFNGVMPIAAGVGVDVLLRVVGAGGKPLPKATVYVYGQGFPGQGVTNERGEVVVTVFGGPIETIQAIYVKPAADHWDRMLRAPALQAGAVNTVQLRPLTERFNGFPQSGMVGWGQRLMKLDRLDPSFTGAGVKIGIIDSGCDSAHPQLRHVTRGADLTNGGDKASWSNDQIGHGTHCAGIITAASEGVAGIRGFAPKAEVHALKVFPGGRFSDLIDALDECIERQLDVVNMSLGSGDPSELVAQKIAEARQSGVACIVAAGNSSGPVQFPGMLPTVLTVAAMGKLDEFPSDSYHAQTVVPQLVAGTMFSPKFTCFGPQITVAAPGVAIVSTVPGGGYAAWDGTSMATPHVTGMAALLLAHHPLLAGARSARNEQRVAQLFSLLASSGVRYLGDSTREGVGAPDFERVPSLAATQPMGAAAPAGAGLAPAGAMIGGFAPMSAPAPWAIDPVMMQRINPAIIQRMMQLRAAGVI